Genomic DNA from Bacillus oleivorans:
GTAAGATCCCTTGAAGATGACAAGGTAGATAGGTCTGAGGTGGAAGCACGGTGACGTGTGGAGCTGACAGATACTAATCGATCGAGGACTTAACCAAAATCGAAAAGCGGAAGAAGCCCGCTTAAATCCGAGGATGGTGGAGCTTCTGACGGAGAAGTCCGTTCTTAGACTTCGACAGAAGAAGCGAAGCAGCCGAAGGATTTGGCTTCTGCAGCTAGACAAAACAAACATGGTGAATCGGTCCTTACAGATTCATTCTTTAGTCGTTATCTAGTTTTGAGAGAACAAAGTTCTCTAAAAAAAAGTCTGGTAATGATGGCGAGAAGGTCACACCCGTTCCCATCCCGAACACGGAAGTTAAGCTTCTCAGCGCCAATGGTAGTTGGGGGCTCTCCCCCTGCGAGAGTAGGACGTTGCCAGGCTTAACCTATAGTTTTTGTTAGCTAGGAAGAGCAATTTGTACTATTATTATTCCGCAGTAGCTCAGTGGTAGAGCATTCGGCTGTTAACCGAACGGTCGTAGGTTCGAATCCTACCTGCGGAGCCATGCTTCCATAGCTCAGCAGGTAGAGCACTTCCATGGTAAGGAAGAGGTCACCGGTTCGAGCCCGGTTGGAAGCTTTCCTATTTTTAGAGCCATGGCCCGTTGGTCAAGCGGTTAAGACACCGCCCTTTCACGGCGGTAACACGGGTTCGAATCCCGTACGGGTCACCACTTTTTATTTTTTCCAGATGTCAGAAAATCAATAGATTTTTTGACCGCTCACATAGCAATACCTTTACATTGGAGGATTAGCTCAGCTGGGAGAGCACCTGCCTTACAAGCAGGGGGTCGGCGGTTCGATCCCGTCATCCTCCATCATTAATAGATTGCAGGATAATAAGGACGCCGACTTAGCTCAATTTGCAGAAAACGAATCGTAATCAGCAGGTAGAGGGTTCAAGTCCTGCAGTCGGCATTTGCCTTTTAATATGGAGGGGTAGCGAAGTGGCTAAACGCGGCGGACTGTAAATCCGCTCCCTCTGGGTTCGGCGGTTCGAATCCGTCCCCCTCCACCATTCATTTTAACTTGCCTACATATTTCTTAAATATAGGTACATACTAGAATTTGTATTAGCAATGGGCTATAGCCAAGCGGTAAGGCAACGGACTTTGACTCCGTCATTCGTAGGTTCGAATCCTGCTAGCCCAGCCAAGAGCCATTAGCTCAGTCGGTAGAGCATCTGACTTTTAATCAGAGGGTCGAAGGTTCGAGTCCTTCATGGCTCATTCATGATCTTGATACGTTTGTATCAAGGTCCTTTTTATATTACAAGGGGCCTTAGCTCAGCTGGGAGAGCGCCTGCTTTGCACGCAGGAGGTCAGCGGTTCGATCCCGCTAGGCTCCACCAATACATAAAAATCTGTCATTAGCCTTGTACTTTTGAGTACAAGATTTTTTTTGCAAAAAATTCTCCTTTGAACCGAAATAAACGTATATATATACAAAATTTTGTCGAGTTGAGCCACCTCTAAGAAAGCGAATACAATAGAGATATAAGGGTGGAGGAGGTTCTAGGATATGAACAAGAAAATTGCCATTATCGGGGTACCAATGGACATGGGACAGCAGCGGCGCGGCGTAGATATGGGTCCAAGTGCGATCCGCTATGCTGGGGTTGTAGAAAGGTTAGAAGAGTTAGGGTATGAAATAGAGGATGTTGGGGATCTGGAGATCGGAAAAAGAGAGAAGACGATAATCGAAAGGTCCAATTTACGAAACCTAAAAGCTGTACTTGAAGCTAATGAGCTATTACATGAAAGAGTATCTGACGTAATGAAAAAGGGTATGTTCCCCCTTGTATTAGGCGGTGACCACAGTATAGCGATGGGTACTTTAGCTGGGGTTGCGGAACATTTTCAAAACTTAGGAGTCATTTGGTATGACGCGCACGGTGATTTGAATACAGAAGAAACCTCACCGTCCGGGAATATACATGGTATGCCTTTAGCGGTTAGCTTAGGAATGGGTCACCCCTCTTTAACGAATATCGGCGGCTATTCTCCAAAATTGAAACCAGAAAATGTGGTTATTATCGGAGCAAGGGCACTGGATGAAGGGGAAAAAGAATTAATAAAAAAAGTCGGTATTAAGACGTACACGATGCATGAGGTAGACCGTTTAGGGATGACAACGGTCATGGAAGAGACGATTGCCTATCTAAAAGAACGGACAGATGGAGTTCACTTGTCATTGGATCTCGATGGACTGGATCCTGATCATGCGCCTGGTGTTGGAACACCAGTAGCAGGCGGATTGACATACAGAGAGAGTCACTTAGCCATGGAAATGCTGGCTGAATCAGGAATTATTACGTCAGCTGAATTTGTGGAAGTGAATCCTATTTTAGATGAAAAAAATAGAACGGCACAGGTAGCTGTTGCTTTAATGGGTTCATTATTTGGGGAAAAACTGCTTTAAATAAAAATTTAAGCTAGGGATAAAAATTTTAATCCAATTTTTATCCCTTATTTATGCTATAAGAAATTTATAAAACTTCCTGATTTACTTATAAAATGGTGAAGACCTTATTCTTTAAGTCAAATATGGTTTCTATAGGTCAAAATGTAGTCCTATCGGTCAAAATCAGTTTCTATGAGTCAAATCAGGGTGTTTACGGGTCAGATTCTATCGGTCAAACCCGAGGTTCTATCAGAAAATTCAGTTTCTGCGAGTTAAACTGTCAACTATACTTCGATCGTTCGAAGGCTTGTTCTAACATCGTTTTGCCCTCTAAAAATGGTTAATGGGCAAGAGGTCCTAATTAGACTACTCTAAATTCAAGATAAATGTCATAAAAAATTTACGAAAAAATGTAAAAATCAGTCAAATTTTTGGTACGATAGAAGGGAGTTTTTTCTTTAAAAATTTTTGAAACTATTGAACGGCCATATACGTATTAAATAAAAGCCGCATGAGCGGAGGTAGCAATTACATGGAAGTACTAGTCAAACAACGAATAAAACAAGTTCTTAAAGGCGATCAAAATGCTTATGGAGAGATTGTAGAACTTTACAAAGATAAAGTATTTCAGCTTTGTTATCGGATCTTGGGCAACCGGCATGAAGCTGAGGATATCGCACAAGAGGCTTTTATTCGAGCATATGTTAATATTCGAAAGTTTAATCCAACCAGGAAATTTTCAACCTGGCTTTACCGGATTGCTACAAATTTATGCATTGACCGAATTCGGAAAAAGAAGCCTGACTACTATTTGGATGCAGAGGTACCGGGGACTGAAGGTCTCACCATGTACTCTCAGGTTGCGATTGATACCAGGATGCCTGAAGAAGAGGTTGAAAGCTTGGAGCTGCAGGAAGCGATTCAAAGCGAAATTCTAAAATTACCAGAGAAATACCGATCGGTGATTGTGCTAAAGTATATTGAAGAACTGCCGCTGCAAGAGATTAGTGATATTTTGGAGATCCCATTAGGAACGGTGAAAACGAGAATTCACCGCGGACGTGAGGCACTCCGGAAACAATTGCGGAATGTTTAACAGGTGATTGGAGGGTGAGTAAATTGGGAAAGTGCCCAGAAAAGTTCGTCGAATACATGCACGAATATCTCGATGATGAACTATCTAGTGCTCATGAGGCTGAATTAAGACAACACTTACAAACTTGTGAAGAGTGCCAGAAGCACTTTCATGAATTGAAGAAAACAATAGCCCTAGTCCAAAGCACTGCACATATACAGGCTCCAAGTGGATTTACGGCAAATGTAATGAGCCGCCTGCCGAAAGAAAATAAAATGATTGGAATTCAGCGCTGGTTCCGAGCGCATCCGCTCTTAACAGCAGCATCTCTATTTATTTTATTAATGATGGGGAGTTTGGCATCCTCATTTAAGGGAAATGATGATTTCTCCGTAACGAACCATTCAAATATAGTGGTCAATAATAATACAGTGATCGTTCCTGAAGGCGAGACTGTAAAAGGTGATATTGTTGTAAGAAATGGTGAGATTCGAATCGAAGGGAAAGTCGAAGGAAATGTTACCGTGATAAACGGGCAACAATATTTAGCTTCAGCCGGGCAAGTAACGGGTCAAATTAAAGAAATTAATGAAGCTTTTTCGTGGATTTGGTTTCAAATAAAAAATACCTTTTTCAATGTCGTTGAAGCATTTTAACGGAAGTCGCTCTATTGTTGGGCGGCTTTTTTA
This window encodes:
- the rocF gene encoding arginase translates to MNKKIAIIGVPMDMGQQRRGVDMGPSAIRYAGVVERLEELGYEIEDVGDLEIGKREKTIIERSNLRNLKAVLEANELLHERVSDVMKKGMFPLVLGGDHSIAMGTLAGVAEHFQNLGVIWYDAHGDLNTEETSPSGNIHGMPLAVSLGMGHPSLTNIGGYSPKLKPENVVIIGARALDEGEKELIKKVGIKTYTMHEVDRLGMTTVMEETIAYLKERTDGVHLSLDLDGLDPDHAPGVGTPVAGGLTYRESHLAMEMLAESGIITSAEFVEVNPILDEKNRTAQVAVALMGSLFGEKLL
- the sigW gene encoding RNA polymerase sigma factor SigW, which gives rise to MEVLVKQRIKQVLKGDQNAYGEIVELYKDKVFQLCYRILGNRHEAEDIAQEAFIRAYVNIRKFNPTRKFSTWLYRIATNLCIDRIRKKKPDYYLDAEVPGTEGLTMYSQVAIDTRMPEEEVESLELQEAIQSEILKLPEKYRSVIVLKYIEELPLQEISDILEIPLGTVKTRIHRGREALRKQLRNV
- a CDS encoding anti-sigma factor gives rise to the protein MSKLGKCPEKFVEYMHEYLDDELSSAHEAELRQHLQTCEECQKHFHELKKTIALVQSTAHIQAPSGFTANVMSRLPKENKMIGIQRWFRAHPLLTAASLFILLMMGSLASSFKGNDDFSVTNHSNIVVNNNTVIVPEGETVKGDIVVRNGEIRIEGKVEGNVTVINGQQYLASAGQVTGQIKEINEAFSWIWFQIKNTFFNVVEAF